Proteins from a genomic interval of Pseudomonas sp. RC10:
- a CDS encoding alpha-ketoacid dehydrogenase subunit beta, whose amino-acid sequence MANDQSSDKLLTDKKVSLLEAVNLAMHRAMGEDDNVVVLGEDVGVNGGVFRATQGLRDTFGFKRVIDSPLAETMLGGLVVGMAAQGLKPVVEIQFLGFIYAAMEHLVSHASRMRNRTRGRLSCPMVLRSPMGAGIRAPEHHSESTEAIFAHVPGLRVVIPSSPARAYGLLLAAIDDPDPVIFLEPTRLYRMNPQPLIDDGKRLPLDTCFTLREGSDITLISWGASVHETLQAASALAEKGVSAEVIDVACVKPLDLDTLEASVRKTGRCVIVHEAPRSGGLGGDIAASLYERVFLDLQAPIQRVTAPDIPPPLYRLEQLYIPSVEDILHACDSALTFA is encoded by the coding sequence ATGGCGAATGATCAGTCTTCAGACAAACTCCTTACGGACAAGAAAGTCAGCCTGCTGGAAGCCGTTAATCTGGCGATGCACCGAGCCATGGGCGAGGACGACAACGTCGTGGTGCTGGGCGAAGACGTCGGCGTCAACGGCGGGGTGTTTCGCGCCACTCAAGGGCTGCGCGACACGTTCGGCTTCAAGCGCGTGATCGACTCGCCACTGGCGGAAACCATGCTCGGCGGCCTGGTCGTTGGCATGGCGGCACAAGGGCTGAAACCGGTCGTCGAGATTCAGTTTCTCGGCTTCATCTATGCCGCCATGGAACATCTGGTGTCACACGCCTCCCGCATGCGCAATCGCACACGGGGTCGCCTGAGCTGCCCAATGGTGTTGCGTTCGCCCATGGGCGCGGGGATTCGCGCACCGGAACACCACAGCGAAAGCACCGAAGCGATCTTCGCTCATGTGCCGGGGCTGCGCGTGGTCATTCCCTCATCACCTGCGCGAGCCTATGGGTTGTTGCTCGCGGCCATCGACGACCCGGACCCGGTGATCTTTCTCGAACCGACGCGCCTCTATCGCATGAACCCGCAACCCCTCATCGACGACGGGAAACGTCTGCCGCTGGACACCTGTTTCACCTTGCGAGAAGGCAGCGACATCACCCTCATCAGTTGGGGCGCCAGTGTTCACGAAACGTTGCAGGCCGCGAGCGCGCTGGCCGAAAAGGGCGTATCAGCCGAGGTGATTGACGTCGCCTGCGTCAAACCGCTGGACCTCGACACCCTGGAAGCCTCGGTGCGCAAGACCGGCCGCTGCGTGATCGTTCACGAAGCACCGCGTTCCGGTGGGCTGGGCGGGGACATCGCGGCGAGCCTCTATGAACGGGTGTTTCTGGATCTGCAGGCGCCGATTCAGCGGGTCACTGCGCCGGACATCCCGCCGCCGCTGTACCGGCTGGAGCAGCTCTACATCCCCAGCGTCGAAGACATTCTTCACGCCTGTGACAGCGCCCTGACTTTCGCCTGA
- a CDS encoding dihydrolipoamide acetyltransferase family protein — MKYFKLPDLGEGLQEAEIVEWHVKAGDTVKADQRMVSVETAKAIVDIPAPYDGVVAKVYGGDGDILHVGEPLMAFEGEGDAGTVVGRLEGGSNSQDDQFFVGAAPSTREHLSTRATPAVRQLARQRGVDLNALSGSGSEGLITRADVEGASQAERDKFGGEKLRGVRRSMALNMAKSHAEVVPVTIFGDADLYRWGAARDPLIRIGKAMAAACKVEPVLNSWFDGKSLSIKHHDTLDLGIAVDTPDGLFVPVLRDVGNRESADLKEGMNRLRADVKARSIPPREMMGATITLSNFGTLFGRYANPVVVPPQVAIIGAGGIREEPVAMNSEIVIHPILPLSLTFDHRAVTGGEAARFFKALVEALEQPE, encoded by the coding sequence ATGAAATATTTCAAACTGCCCGACCTGGGCGAAGGCTTGCAGGAAGCGGAAATCGTCGAATGGCACGTCAAGGCGGGCGATACGGTGAAGGCTGACCAACGGATGGTGTCGGTGGAAACCGCCAAGGCCATCGTTGATATTCCAGCCCCGTACGACGGAGTCGTGGCGAAAGTGTACGGCGGCGATGGCGACATCTTGCACGTGGGTGAACCGCTGATGGCGTTCGAAGGCGAGGGCGATGCGGGTACGGTCGTCGGACGTCTCGAAGGGGGCAGCAACAGTCAGGATGATCAGTTCTTTGTCGGCGCGGCGCCCTCGACCCGCGAGCATCTGTCGACACGCGCCACACCCGCCGTTCGACAATTGGCGCGTCAACGGGGTGTCGATCTCAACGCGCTGAGCGGTTCGGGCAGTGAAGGCCTGATCACCCGCGCGGATGTGGAAGGTGCTTCTCAGGCCGAGCGCGACAAGTTTGGCGGCGAGAAGCTGCGAGGCGTACGCAGGAGCATGGCGCTGAACATGGCCAAGTCCCACGCGGAAGTGGTGCCCGTCACGATCTTCGGCGATGCCGATCTTTACCGATGGGGCGCGGCGCGCGACCCGCTGATTCGCATCGGCAAGGCGATGGCAGCGGCGTGCAAGGTCGAGCCGGTCTTGAACAGTTGGTTCGATGGCAAATCGCTGTCGATCAAGCACCACGACACCCTCGATCTGGGGATCGCGGTGGATACGCCGGATGGCTTGTTCGTGCCGGTGCTCCGCGATGTCGGCAATCGCGAGTCGGCCGATTTGAAGGAAGGGATGAATCGTCTGCGCGCTGACGTGAAAGCACGCTCGATCCCACCTCGGGAAATGATGGGTGCCACGATCACCTTGTCCAACTTCGGCACCTTGTTCGGGCGCTACGCCAACCCGGTAGTCGTACCGCCACAAGTGGCGATCATCGGCGCGGGGGGCATTCGGGAAGAACCGGTGGCCATGAACAGTGAAATCGTCATTCATCCGATCCTGCCCCTGTCACTGACCTTTGATCATAGAGCCGTAACAGGAGGCGAGGCGGCGAGGTTTTTCAAGGCGCTGGTCGAGGCGCTCGAACAGCCGGAGTGA
- a CDS encoding YebG family protein, which yields MAVETLYRSTRDLETTFVDRKLADAHDQMLELAELLTDVLMKNVPGLSEKHAEDASIYMAKNRAVFAAAFKNNATALNELSSPGEADSES from the coding sequence ATGGCTGTTGAAACCCTTTACCGCAGTACCCGTGATTTGGAGACTACGTTCGTGGACCGCAAACTCGCCGATGCGCATGATCAAATGCTTGAGCTGGCCGAGCTCCTCACCGACGTGCTGATGAAAAACGTACCGGGCTTGTCAGAGAAGCATGCCGAAGACGCGAGCATTTACATGGCGAAAAACCGCGCCGTGTTCGCGGCGGCGTTCAAGAACAACGCCACCGCGCTGAACGAGCTCTCCAGTCCTGGCGAAGCCGACAGCGAAAGCTGA
- a CDS encoding phosphate-starvation-inducible PsiE family protein encodes MKWADRMRIRLHAGANSLGNLGVELFHYLALFGIGAITVYAGITAFIEMLHQDTISVDDILLLFIYLELLAMSGIYFRTNHMPLRFLLYIGVTALIRLLISDVSHHKSPDEGILYLTGGVVLLSVSILVVRYASARFPSVKEKAE; translated from the coding sequence ATGAAATGGGCAGATCGGATGCGCATCAGGCTCCATGCCGGGGCGAACAGCCTGGGCAATCTTGGAGTGGAATTATTTCATTACCTTGCGCTGTTCGGGATTGGTGCAATTACTGTCTACGCGGGCATCACCGCGTTTATTGAAATGCTTCATCAAGACACGATTAGCGTCGACGACATTCTGCTGCTGTTCATCTACCTCGAATTGTTGGCGATGAGCGGCATCTACTTTCGCACCAACCACATGCCGCTCAGGTTTTTGCTTTACATCGGTGTAACGGCGTTGATTCGTTTGCTGATCAGTGATGTGTCGCATCACAAATCGCCCGATGAAGGCATTCTTTATTTGACGGGCGGGGTGGTGCTTCTTTCGGTGTCCATTCTGGTGGTTCGGTACGCTTCTGCCCGGTTTCCCTCGGTGAAAGAAAAAGCCGAGTGA
- a CDS encoding GNAT family N-acetyltransferase, which yields MELSSKSIRLRLIEESDAAFILTLRLDPRYNTFLSAVVADVAAQKKWISHYKEDEAKGAQYYFIIERLDGTPCGTVRVYDMREDSFCWGSWILNENKTRYSALESAFLVYTFGFEHLGFNKCHFDVRKGNTRVISFHEKMGAYRTGEDDVDIFFEITPDAVAAAREHLAGKIA from the coding sequence ATGGAGTTGTCTTCGAAATCAATTCGGCTTCGACTGATAGAGGAATCGGACGCGGCGTTTATTCTCACGTTACGTCTGGACCCGCGATACAACACGTTTTTATCTGCCGTCGTTGCCGACGTCGCCGCTCAAAAGAAATGGATATCCCACTACAAAGAGGATGAAGCCAAAGGCGCTCAGTATTACTTCATCATCGAAAGGCTCGACGGGACGCCCTGTGGCACCGTCAGGGTCTACGATATGAGAGAGGATTCTTTCTGTTGGGGAAGCTGGATACTCAACGAAAACAAAACCCGTTATTCCGCCCTGGAAAGCGCGTTTCTGGTGTACACGTTCGGTTTTGAGCACCTCGGCTTTAACAAATGTCACTTCGATGTGAGAAAAGGAAATACCAGGGTTATTTCCTTCCATGAAAAAATGGGCGCCTACCGCACTGGCGAAGATGATGTGGATATTTTCTTCGAGATCACGCCCGATGCCGTGGCGGCGGCCCGAGAGCATCTCGCGGGCAAGATTGCGTAG
- a CDS encoding glycosyltransferase 61 family protein, whose protein sequence is MKRWSRKTRVLVFGTGAGGINCYRQNSGRYNIVGFLDNDKQKQGKRLFGTKIFAPAELPHLRYDKILIASDYYLEIHEQLVSSLNIDDNIINIFHAGAAIPWFKRIKQTFLFALYDRLCKKRDVLSDAIFPFIFGKASGIKRMNLAWLDTCEAYRVHRFREPMQGSVQPPRVLGVHTPPKRLLIPEVSLYRFNKATVYSTSRSVQLPDGLLVMERVTTTATPTADYCAGPVIYHGEHLALVRPSESAEHIPKGIIINGVNELNYYHWVAETLTQLQFIRELPQPFSNYPLLISERSQKIPAIRFMLDGLTKGHDIVFLKSMTAYNVDDLLMISAAVNLVPNYRGPVVGCAENSFARPESIHFLRQTITHLTSSHPPRKMPTRILLARKDYLRKYNQRELITLLEPYGFEPVYMDDLDIADQISVIANAELIMGPTGAAWTNLIFASPGTRALCWMPMEFGETACFSNIADINGVEMDYILYPAGTSNSRALYFHDYTLDLQPILEWVASKTSNPV, encoded by the coding sequence ATGAAACGATGGTCTAGAAAAACGCGTGTCTTAGTCTTTGGCACCGGCGCAGGGGGCATCAACTGTTATCGACAAAACAGTGGCCGTTACAACATCGTGGGTTTTCTGGACAACGACAAGCAGAAGCAGGGAAAACGCCTGTTTGGAACAAAGATATTCGCACCCGCCGAACTGCCTCATTTACGTTATGACAAAATACTGATCGCAAGCGATTACTACCTGGAAATACATGAACAGCTGGTGTCATCGCTGAACATTGATGACAACATCATCAACATTTTCCATGCGGGTGCCGCCATCCCGTGGTTCAAGCGCATCAAGCAAACATTTTTATTCGCCCTCTACGATCGACTGTGCAAGAAAAGAGATGTGCTCTCAGACGCTATTTTCCCATTCATTTTCGGAAAAGCATCGGGGATCAAGCGCATGAATCTCGCTTGGCTAGACACCTGCGAGGCCTATCGAGTGCACCGTTTCAGGGAGCCGATGCAGGGCTCTGTACAACCGCCCAGAGTACTCGGGGTTCATACACCGCCTAAACGCCTGTTGATTCCCGAGGTTTCCCTCTACCGGTTCAACAAAGCCACCGTGTATTCCACCTCACGATCAGTGCAACTGCCTGACGGCCTCTTGGTCATGGAGCGTGTGACCACAACCGCTACGCCCACCGCAGATTATTGTGCGGGGCCTGTGATCTATCACGGTGAACACCTGGCGCTGGTTCGCCCGAGTGAGTCAGCCGAACACATTCCCAAAGGCATTATCATCAACGGGGTCAACGAGCTTAACTACTACCATTGGGTGGCTGAAACCCTGACCCAATTACAGTTCATCCGTGAATTACCGCAGCCGTTTTCAAACTACCCATTGCTGATCTCGGAACGCAGCCAGAAAATACCCGCGATACGGTTCATGCTGGATGGCCTTACCAAGGGGCATGACATCGTTTTCCTGAAATCGATGACCGCTTACAACGTAGACGATCTGTTGATGATCAGCGCCGCTGTCAATCTCGTCCCCAACTACAGAGGTCCCGTTGTAGGGTGTGCGGAGAACAGCTTCGCCAGGCCAGAGTCCATCCATTTTCTACGCCAGACCATCACCCATCTCACGAGCAGCCACCCGCCCAGGAAAATGCCGACTCGCATTTTGCTGGCCCGTAAGGATTACCTGCGCAAATACAATCAACGGGAATTGATTACGTTACTTGAGCCCTATGGCTTCGAGCCCGTCTACATGGACGACCTTGATATCGCCGATCAGATTTCTGTGATCGCCAACGCCGAATTGATCATGGGCCCTACAGGCGCTGCGTGGACTAACTTGATATTTGCATCGCCAGGCACCCGCGCGTTGTGCTGGATGCCGATGGAGTTTGGCGAGACGGCCTGTTTTTCCAATATCGCAGACATCAACGGCGTCGAGATGGATTACATCCTGTATCCCGCAGGCACTTCAAATTCACGGGCGCTCTACTTTCACGACTACACCCTCGATTTACAACCCATCCTTGAGTGGGTCGCTTCAAAGACAAGCAACCCCGTCTGA
- a CDS encoding DUF3509 domain-containing protein: MDNPFQQITDAFHPDYRVNLSIQGLDGTIMLTLSNESGVVAKRLISAEQRNSPQRLRRLIESVQFGIAIEQGHSAIKILAAMTDGDLKQLTPPPARNNFLNRPQLNVGI; encoded by the coding sequence ATGGACAATCCTTTTCAACAGATCACCGATGCATTTCACCCAGACTACCGGGTCAACCTGAGCATCCAGGGCCTCGACGGCACCATCATGCTGACACTCTCCAACGAGTCGGGCGTGGTCGCCAAACGCTTGATCAGCGCTGAACAGCGCAATTCGCCCCAGCGCCTGCGTCGCCTGATCGAGAGCGTGCAATTCGGCATCGCCATCGAACAAGGTCACAGCGCCATCAAGATTCTCGCCGCCATGACCGATGGCGACCTCAAGCAATTGACGCCACCGCCCGCGCGCAACAACTTTCTCAACCGGCCTCAATTGAACGTGGGCATCTGA
- a CDS encoding HPF/RaiA family ribosome-associated protein: MQIQVNSDNHIESSIRLEEWVRTTVESTLDRYEEDLTRIEVHIRDENGDKPGPHDIRCQMEARPKGHQPISVTHKADSLDLAVDGAAVKLDHALEHLFGKLRSKRGGVTSIDSAQGSDSENPDALLQEEFLEKDEALHG; encoded by the coding sequence ATGCAAATCCAGGTCAACAGCGATAACCACATCGAAAGCAGCATCCGACTGGAGGAGTGGGTACGAACCACCGTTGAAAGCACGCTCGACCGCTACGAAGAAGACCTGACCCGTATCGAAGTCCATATCCGCGACGAGAACGGCGACAAACCCGGCCCGCATGACATCCGCTGCCAGATGGAAGCCCGGCCAAAAGGACATCAACCCATTTCCGTGACCCACAAGGCTGATTCTCTGGATCTGGCCGTGGACGGTGCCGCCGTGAAGCTCGATCACGCGCTGGAACACCTGTTCGGCAAGTTGCGCAGCAAGCGCGGAGGTGTGACGTCCATCGACAGTGCCCAAGGCAGCGATTCGGAAAACCCGGATGCCCTGCTGCAGGAAGAATTTCTGGAGAAAGATGAGGCCTTGCACGGTTAA
- a CDS encoding DUF3649 domain-containing protein, which produces MSVTVPAPGKRPKKNRSHGVSLKGRLAVASRVVAALVGGYLVTALSSICLAQFLPLARAEAVVLAMTLSFLVYLIAVLWCFACRSAWRAWFGLLLPSAVLGAMYASARWLL; this is translated from the coding sequence ATGTCGGTGACTGTGCCCGCGCCTGGAAAAAGGCCGAAAAAAAACCGTTCACATGGGGTATCGCTGAAAGGACGGCTAGCGGTGGCTTCTCGCGTGGTCGCGGCTTTGGTCGGCGGTTACCTAGTGACGGCGTTGTCGAGCATTTGTCTGGCGCAGTTTCTACCGCTGGCTCGCGCCGAGGCTGTGGTGCTGGCGATGACCCTTTCATTTTTGGTGTACCTGATCGCGGTGCTCTGGTGTTTCGCCTGTCGCTCGGCGTGGCGCGCCTGGTTCGGATTACTGCTGCCGAGTGCGGTTCTGGGCGCGATGTACGCCAGCGCGCGGTGGCTGTTGTGA
- a CDS encoding PepSY-associated TM helix domain-containing protein: protein MKEGFRQAMAWLHTWAGLLFGWLLFAIFLTGTLSYFKNEITQWTQPEIVPHEVTAADGVARAQAWLQLNAAGAKRWFITLPDERTPELSVGWSDSDDRYTERSLDTLSGTPVQARESMGGEFFYRFHFQLQMPYPWGRWLASLAAMVMFVALISGIVTHKKIFKEFFTFRPRKGQRTWLDGHNAVAVLVLPFHLMITYSSLVIFMTMIMPVSILTTYGKDTQAFFNDLFPAYKNTPAATEKAPMAAIAPMFEIAADKWPGSRVGMITVNNPGSANASVTLTRHVADHIPHEPATTLVFDGVNGALTDQSTMSAASLMLAGGLYGLHMGHFAGPLLRWLYFLAGIGGTAMIGSGLVIWLGKRKLKHAKASVMPFGLRLVETLNVASMSGLMLAVVSFFWANRLLPVRLAGRGDWEVKVFFYVWGAALLHAFLRVFFRDGRSAWREQLILGAALYCALPLLDMATAGGYLLASLKQGHMTLAALDLTALVAGIFLVWGAYRFRRGAKPVIANTPLPAVSGREPRTVREAN, encoded by the coding sequence GTGAAAGAGGGCTTTCGTCAAGCGATGGCCTGGTTGCACACCTGGGCGGGGTTGCTGTTCGGTTGGCTACTGTTCGCGATTTTCCTGACCGGCACGCTGTCCTACTTCAAGAACGAAATCACCCAGTGGACCCAGCCGGAAATCGTGCCTCATGAGGTGACGGCGGCGGATGGCGTCGCCCGCGCACAGGCGTGGCTGCAACTTAATGCGGCGGGTGCAAAACGCTGGTTCATTACCTTGCCGGACGAGCGCACGCCGGAGCTGAGCGTCGGTTGGAGCGATTCGGACGATCGCTATACGGAACGATCCCTGGACACCCTGAGCGGCACGCCGGTGCAGGCCCGCGAAAGCATGGGCGGCGAGTTTTTCTACCGCTTCCACTTTCAGTTGCAGATGCCTTACCCATGGGGCCGCTGGCTGGCGTCGCTGGCCGCGATGGTGATGTTCGTCGCATTGATCAGCGGCATCGTGACCCACAAGAAAATCTTCAAGGAGTTCTTCACCTTTCGTCCGCGCAAGGGCCAGCGCACATGGCTCGACGGCCATAACGCGGTTGCGGTGCTGGTGCTGCCGTTCCACCTGATGATCACCTACAGCAGCCTGGTGATTTTCATGACGATGATCATGCCGGTGAGCATTCTGACGACTTACGGCAAGGACACGCAGGCGTTTTTCAACGACCTGTTTCCGGCCTACAAAAACACCCCGGCAGCGACCGAAAAGGCGCCGATGGCCGCCATTGCACCGATGTTCGAGATCGCCGCCGACAAGTGGCCCGGCAGTCGCGTCGGCATGATCACGGTGAACAATCCGGGCAGCGCCAACGCCTCGGTGACGCTGACCCGGCACGTCGCCGATCACATTCCCCATGAGCCCGCGACCACGCTGGTGTTCGATGGCGTCAACGGCGCGTTGACGGACCAGAGCACGATGAGCGCGGCGTCGCTGATGTTGGCGGGCGGCCTTTATGGGCTGCACATGGGGCATTTCGCGGGGCCGTTGCTGCGCTGGCTGTATTTTCTGGCGGGCATCGGTGGCACGGCCATGATTGGCTCCGGCTTGGTGATCTGGCTCGGCAAACGCAAGCTCAAGCACGCCAAGGCCAGTGTGATGCCCTTTGGTCTGAGGCTGGTGGAGACGCTGAATGTCGCCAGCATGTCGGGGCTGATGCTGGCGGTGGTGAGTTTCTTCTGGGCAAACCGACTGCTCCCCGTGCGCCTTGCCGGGCGTGGCGACTGGGAAGTGAAGGTGTTCTTTTACGTCTGGGGCGCCGCCCTGTTGCACGCTTTTTTGCGCGTGTTTTTTCGCGACGGCCGCAGTGCGTGGCGGGAGCAACTGATACTGGGTGCGGCGTTGTATTGCGCCCTGCCGCTGTTGGACATGGCGACAGCGGGCGGCTATCTGCTGGCCTCGTTGAAACAGGGACACATGACCCTGGCCGCGTTGGATCTGACGGCGCTGGTGGCGGGGATTTTTCTGGTGTGGGGCGCCTACAGGTTCCGACGTGGCGCCAAACCCGTCATCGCGAATACGCCGCTCCCTGCGGTTTCCGGTCGTGAACCACGCACGGTCCGGGAGGCCAACTGA
- a CDS encoding DUF3325 domain-containing protein: MLLATLLCYLGFTALCLSMSRHYLDLVGGVLSQTRSRGLKLFGWVALLVSLWVALVSTSIGQALVQWFAALMSSAFLLIFVMSYWPRLALSLAGIGVLLAPVAACLQLLA; the protein is encoded by the coding sequence ATGCTCCTCGCGACCTTGCTCTGCTACCTCGGTTTCACGGCGCTGTGCCTGTCAATGAGCCGCCACTACTTGGACCTCGTCGGCGGTGTGCTGTCTCAGACCCGGAGCAGGGGATTGAAGCTGTTCGGCTGGGTCGCTTTGCTGGTGTCGCTGTGGGTAGCGCTGGTTTCAACCAGCATCGGCCAGGCCTTGGTGCAATGGTTCGCCGCGTTGATGAGCAGCGCATTTTTACTGATTTTCGTGATGTCTTACTGGCCAAGGCTGGCCTTGTCGTTGGCGGGGATCGGAGTGTTGCTGGCTCCGGTGGCCGCTTGCCTTCAACTGCTGGCCTGA
- a CDS encoding RNA polymerase sigma factor: MIDLTPPTPDASSPDGDPDAPKATRAHFLKVFLSQRPQMEALVNRRVGCRATAADLVQDLFLRFWRRPLVQVEELNTYLLRCAGNIAIDHLRNEGARARLNEGLMPDGATLHTDEPQAALEASNDLRHIEAALRGLPEKTRQIFLLNRIHGRKYGEIAKAVGLSQSAVEKHMMRALQACKASLDQDGARVIPLRAKSEDARR, encoded by the coding sequence ATGATAGACCTCACCCCACCGACGCCCGATGCGTCCTCACCCGATGGTGATCCGGACGCGCCCAAGGCCACCCGTGCGCATTTCCTCAAAGTGTTCCTGTCCCAGCGTCCACAGATGGAGGCGCTGGTGAACCGACGCGTCGGTTGTCGGGCGACGGCCGCGGACCTGGTTCAGGACCTGTTTTTGCGCTTCTGGCGGCGGCCGTTGGTGCAGGTCGAAGAACTCAACACGTACTTGCTCCGTTGCGCGGGCAACATCGCCATTGATCATCTGCGCAACGAAGGCGCCCGGGCACGGCTCAATGAAGGGCTGATGCCTGACGGAGCAACGCTGCACACCGACGAACCTCAAGCGGCGCTGGAAGCCAGCAACGACCTGCGTCACATCGAAGCGGCCCTGCGCGGGCTGCCAGAGAAGACGCGGCAGATCTTTCTGCTCAACCGCATCCACGGGCGTAAATACGGCGAGATCGCCAAGGCCGTGGGGCTTTCGCAAAGCGCGGTGGAAAAACATATGATGCGCGCCTTGCAAGCCTGCAAGGCGAGTCTGGATCAGGACGGTGCGCGGGTCATTCCCCTGCGTGCGAAGTCCGAGGACGCTCGTCGATGA
- a CDS encoding FecR family protein: MKASLDSTLMITPEQHDAALSWLSLLHDAPSAADQVRFSQWLQADPAHAEAYAQAQVMWEMSEEPAAKLAVEDAVALQALLAAMDAPVSRRRSLPRWSVGLAMAACLVMMVGVGLGWQPQRWLDDVGADYVSAPGQVRTVTLVDESQVTLDADSAIAVHFAKGERHVQLRRGAAFFQVTHTGEPFVVDGGRGETRVLGTQFEVRLQPHGAQVTVLSGRVGVKADADLPQQILTAGQQVSYDQTRTTDPRTVDSDNPLAWRQGWLNYYRTPLADVINDLSRYYPGRIVVLNDRLAAKTVSGSFPSKDPVAVLAALKSVVGFEQYEAFGRVIVIR; the protein is encoded by the coding sequence ATGAAAGCGTCTCTGGATTCCACTCTGATGATCACCCCCGAACAACACGATGCCGCGTTGAGCTGGCTGAGCCTGCTGCACGACGCGCCGAGCGCGGCGGATCAGGTGCGCTTCAGCCAGTGGTTGCAAGCCGATCCTGCTCACGCCGAGGCGTACGCCCAGGCGCAGGTGATGTGGGAAATGAGCGAGGAACCGGCGGCGAAGCTCGCCGTAGAGGACGCTGTCGCGCTGCAAGCTTTGCTCGCGGCAATGGACGCACCGGTTTCCCGAAGGCGTTCGTTGCCGCGATGGAGCGTCGGGCTGGCGATGGCGGCGTGTCTGGTGATGATGGTCGGCGTTGGGCTGGGGTGGCAGCCGCAGCGTTGGCTGGATGATGTCGGCGCGGATTACGTGTCGGCACCGGGCCAGGTCCGCACGGTGACGCTGGTCGATGAGTCGCAGGTGACACTCGACGCTGACAGCGCGATCGCCGTGCATTTCGCCAAGGGCGAACGCCACGTGCAGCTGCGTCGCGGTGCGGCGTTCTTTCAGGTGACGCACACCGGCGAGCCATTTGTGGTTGATGGCGGGCGCGGCGAAACCCGCGTGCTTGGCACTCAGTTTGAAGTGCGTTTGCAGCCCCATGGGGCCCAGGTCACGGTGTTGTCAGGGCGCGTGGGCGTGAAGGCTGACGCCGACCTGCCGCAGCAGATTCTCACGGCGGGGCAGCAAGTCAGTTATGACCAGACCCGCACCACCGACCCTCGAACTGTCGACAGCGACAACCCGCTGGCGTGGCGTCAGGGCTGGCTCAATTACTACCGCACCCCACTTGCCGATGTAATCAACGACCTGAGCCGCTACTACCCCGGCCGCATCGTTGTGCTGAACGATCGACTGGCTGCGAAAACCGTCAGCGGCAGCTTCCCCAGCAAAGACCCGGTGGCGGTATTGGCGGCGTTGAAATCCGTGGTGGGGTTCGAGCAATACGAAGCGTTTGGACGGGTGATCGTGATTCGCTGA